The following are from one region of the Endozoicomonas sp. 4G genome:
- a CDS encoding type I secretion system permease/ATPase, which produces MHQPNTHSAAGALALLLKFHEKNVDINSLVHELSGKDVSIDLQELVRVSRRLGMKARKVKVKNNLHKAPLPFIAQGKDQQFFIIASIDTEKQTAMVQFYGQQPCILTLAELWKNWDGSALWMTRRFDLSHTMKRFGISWFIPVVIKYRRVLGEVVLASFFLQLFALITPICFQVVMDTVLVHQALSTLNVIAIALLAMSLFEVALGTLRMYLFSHTSCRVDVELGSRLFEHLLKIPIAYFSARPVGQVVARVRELENIREFLTNNAMTLVLDLFFTIVLFIAMYFYSSTLTWVVLASIPFYILLSILISPSLHNRAKERFERSAINQAFLTEAVTGMETLKSTAVEPRMQSRWERYLASYAKASFNSSVLGTVGSHLVELINKIVTVALLWIGAKEVISGRLTIGELIAFNMLSGQVAQPILRLSQLWQEFQQFRISIARLGDVLNTPQEPQQSLDKPPIAALQGHIQMERVNFSYSCELQNTLSDISLIIPAGQTIGIVGESGSGKSTLAKLLLRLYVPNTGKVLIDDNDIALLDPSWLRRQISVVLQENTLFNGTIRENIAHSDPLLPMEAVVDAAKLAGAHEFITRLARGYDTELGERGTGLSGGQRQRIAIARALISNPKILIFDEATSALDYESEHVLQQNMDAISEDRTVITIAHRLSTIRHCDRIIVMKDGRITEDGTHHSLIERNGYYTRLWNIQSGNQDD; this is translated from the coding sequence ATGCATCAACCCAACACCCACTCAGCAGCGGGTGCACTCGCTCTGCTGCTGAAATTCCATGAAAAGAACGTCGACATCAACTCGCTGGTTCATGAGCTATCGGGCAAAGATGTCAGTATCGACCTGCAGGAACTTGTCAGGGTGTCGAGACGCCTTGGTATGAAAGCCCGAAAGGTCAAAGTTAAAAACAACCTTCATAAAGCCCCCCTTCCGTTTATTGCTCAGGGAAAAGATCAACAGTTTTTTATCATTGCCAGTATCGATACCGAGAAACAAACCGCAATGGTGCAATTTTATGGGCAGCAGCCGTGTATTCTGACATTGGCTGAACTCTGGAAAAACTGGGATGGCAGCGCCCTCTGGATGACCCGACGGTTTGATTTGAGTCACACCATGAAACGCTTTGGCATCAGCTGGTTTATTCCGGTGGTGATCAAATACCGCCGGGTATTGGGCGAAGTGGTGCTTGCCTCATTTTTTCTGCAACTGTTCGCCCTGATTACCCCGATCTGTTTTCAGGTGGTTATGGATACCGTGCTGGTGCACCAGGCCCTGTCCACCCTGAATGTGATTGCCATTGCCCTGCTGGCCATGTCGTTATTTGAAGTGGCCCTGGGCACCTTGAGGATGTACCTGTTCTCCCACACCAGCTGCCGCGTGGATGTGGAGCTTGGCAGCCGACTGTTCGAGCATCTTTTGAAAATACCCATTGCCTACTTCAGCGCCCGGCCAGTGGGTCAGGTGGTGGCGCGGGTTCGGGAGCTGGAAAATATCCGGGAGTTTCTTACCAACAATGCCATGACCCTGGTGCTGGATCTGTTTTTCACCATTGTTTTGTTTATCGCCATGTACTTCTACTCATCGACGCTCACCTGGGTGGTACTGGCTTCCATTCCCTTTTACATTCTGCTTTCCATACTGATCAGCCCCAGCCTCCACAACCGCGCCAAGGAACGGTTTGAGCGCAGTGCTATCAACCAGGCCTTCCTGACAGAGGCGGTGACCGGCATGGAAACCCTGAAATCGACCGCTGTTGAGCCAAGAATGCAGTCCCGCTGGGAGCGTTACCTGGCGAGCTATGCCAAAGCCAGCTTCAACAGCAGTGTGCTGGGCACGGTAGGCAGCCATCTGGTGGAGCTGATCAACAAAATTGTCACCGTGGCCCTGTTGTGGATTGGCGCCAAAGAAGTCATCAGTGGTCGTCTGACCATTGGTGAGCTGATTGCCTTTAATATGCTTTCAGGCCAGGTCGCCCAGCCGATCCTGAGGCTTTCCCAGCTCTGGCAGGAATTTCAGCAGTTCCGGATATCCATTGCCCGGCTGGGCGATGTTCTAAACACCCCCCAGGAGCCACAGCAGAGTCTGGATAAACCACCCATAGCGGCATTGCAGGGTCATATCCAGATGGAACGGGTCAATTTCAGCTACAGCTGCGAACTGCAGAACACCCTGAGCGACATCTCTCTGATCATTCCTGCCGGACAAACCATCGGCATTGTCGGAGAGTCCGGCTCCGGCAAGTCAACTCTGGCAAAACTGTTACTGCGTCTGTACGTGCCCAATACCGGGAAGGTGCTGATAGACGACAACGACATTGCTCTGCTTGACCCCTCCTGGCTGCGCCGACAAATCAGCGTCGTGCTTCAGGAAAACACGCTGTTCAACGGTACCATCCGGGAGAACATTGCCCACTCAGACCCCCTGCTGCCTATGGAAGCGGTGGTTGACGCCGCGAAACTGGCAGGTGCCCATGAATTTATCACCCGTCTGGCCCGGGGCTATGACACTGAGCTGGGTGAGCGGGGCACGGGACTGTCCGGTGGGCAAAGGCAAAGGATTGCCATTGCCAGGGCACTGATCAGCAATCCGAAAATTCTTATTTTTGATGAAGCCACCTCGGCACTGGACTACGAGTCCGAACACGTGCTGCAACAAAATATGGATGCTATTTCCGAAGACCGAACGGTAATTACCATTGCCCACCGACTTTCAACCATACGACATTGTGACCGTATTATCGTGATGAAAGATGGCCGGATTACTGAGGATGGCACCCACCATAGTCTGATCGAACGGAACGGCTACTACACCCGGTTGTGGAATATCCAGTCAGGTAACCAAGATGATTAA
- a CDS encoding HlyD family type I secretion periplasmic adaptor subunit yields the protein MIKRLKGLFSAFRSKEENEFLPAAVEILETPASPLKHVLTVGICLLLVIALVWAWFGTLDVVVEAEGRVIPDGHSKKISPIQVARVSTIFVSEGSRVKKGDKLIELIPNPTDVETNTLQTAREMTSARLSALREKTLLRLVNTPDLKQPVFVNLEQEAALEQLVFEVPPDEQRWSTENSTLTSELDAFLSADKAIAKTIDELSTTLLVDTEEIQRLRLLHPIHDKLATITQGLYQKKMMSEVDWLTRREKQIDTTQQLKVMVLRHKEHEARYQALLAERQQKRESFIANHVKEYLGAIEQLDRADKTGQKANQREKNQILTAPIDGIVQQIQTHSSGDVVQPGQPVMVIVPTNKPLIVEATVLNKDIRWIKPGQKVQVKVETFPYTRYGYLDGHVRRVSGDAINDEQKGWVFQIYIDLEKDWFQVEDLRIRLQPGMLVTADVIVSQRRLLEYFLSPLLRYQKETFRETM from the coding sequence ATGATTAAACGGCTCAAAGGCCTCTTCTCTGCTTTTCGTTCCAAAGAAGAAAACGAGTTCCTGCCCGCCGCGGTAGAAATCCTGGAGACGCCCGCTTCCCCCCTCAAGCACGTTTTGACCGTTGGCATCTGCCTGTTATTGGTCATTGCCCTGGTCTGGGCGTGGTTTGGCACCCTTGATGTCGTGGTAGAAGCGGAAGGGCGTGTCATTCCCGACGGGCATTCAAAAAAAATCAGTCCCATACAAGTGGCCAGAGTCAGCACCATTTTTGTCAGTGAGGGTAGCCGGGTCAAAAAGGGTGACAAATTGATTGAGCTGATCCCCAACCCCACTGACGTAGAAACCAATACCCTGCAAACCGCCCGTGAAATGACCAGTGCCCGGCTGTCTGCCCTGAGAGAAAAAACCTTGCTCAGGCTGGTTAATACTCCGGATCTTAAGCAGCCGGTTTTCGTCAATCTGGAACAGGAAGCCGCCCTTGAGCAGCTGGTCTTTGAAGTCCCTCCTGACGAACAGCGATGGTCGACAGAAAACAGCACCCTGACCAGTGAGCTGGATGCCTTTCTTTCGGCGGATAAAGCCATAGCAAAAACCATTGATGAGTTATCCACAACCCTGCTGGTTGATACTGAAGAAATTCAACGCCTTCGGCTTTTGCACCCTATCCACGACAAGCTGGCCACTATCACCCAGGGCCTCTATCAGAAAAAAATGATGTCCGAAGTGGACTGGCTGACTCGACGGGAAAAACAGATCGACACCACCCAGCAACTGAAAGTCATGGTGCTGCGCCATAAAGAGCACGAAGCCCGATACCAGGCGTTACTGGCCGAGCGGCAACAAAAGCGTGAATCCTTTATCGCCAACCACGTCAAGGAGTACCTGGGAGCGATCGAACAACTGGATCGTGCCGACAAGACGGGGCAGAAGGCCAACCAGCGAGAAAAAAACCAGATATTAACCGCTCCCATTGATGGCATTGTCCAGCAAATCCAGACCCACTCCTCGGGAGACGTGGTTCAGCCGGGCCAGCCTGTTATGGTCATTGTGCCTACCAATAAGCCGCTGATCGTTGAGGCCACCGTTCTTAATAAAGACATTCGCTGGATTAAGCCCGGACAAAAAGTACAGGTGAAAGTCGAAACCTTCCCCTATACCCGCTATGGCTACCTTGACGGCCATGTCCGCAGAGTATCCGGTGACGCTATTAACGATGAACAAAAGGGCTGGGTTTTCCAGATCTATATTGATCTGGAAAAAGACTGGTTCCAGGTAGAAGATCTCAGGATCAGGTTGCAGCCGGGAATGCTGGTCACCGCCGATGTTATTGTTAGCCAACGTCGTTTATTGGAGTATTTCCTGTCACCTCTGCTGCGTTATCAGAAAGAAACCTTTCGGGAAACCATGTAA
- a CDS encoding ferredoxin--NADP reductase: MSNLIRETVTSVHHWNDTLFSFTTTRNQGLRFKNGHFTMIGLEIDNKPLLRAYSIASANYEDEMEFLSIKVQDGSLTQHLQKLQVGDDILVGTKPVGTLVADNLLPGKNLYLLSTGTGLAPFMSIIKDFEIYEQFDNVILAHGVRYVSELAYQDRIQNELPENEYFGEQVKNQLKYYPTVTREPFYNQGRLTDLIESGKLFSDLNLPEPDLENDRFMLCGSPSMLKDLCRILDERNFRETRGGNLGHYVIERAFVEK, translated from the coding sequence GTGAGCAATCTTATCCGGGAGACAGTCACCAGCGTACACCACTGGAATGATACCCTCTTCAGTTTTACCACCACACGCAACCAGGGCTTGAGATTCAAAAACGGTCATTTCACCATGATTGGCCTGGAAATTGACAATAAACCCCTGCTGCGAGCCTACAGTATTGCCAGCGCCAACTACGAGGATGAAATGGAGTTTCTGTCCATCAAAGTGCAGGATGGCTCCCTGACCCAGCATCTGCAAAAGTTGCAGGTAGGCGATGATATTCTGGTGGGCACCAAGCCTGTCGGTACCCTGGTAGCCGATAATCTGCTGCCCGGAAAGAATCTCTATCTGCTCAGTACCGGTACGGGTCTGGCCCCCTTCATGAGCATCATCAAAGATTTTGAAATTTACGAGCAGTTCGATAATGTGATTCTGGCTCATGGCGTTCGCTATGTTTCTGAGCTGGCCTATCAGGACCGGATTCAAAATGAACTACCAGAAAATGAATACTTTGGTGAACAGGTTAAAAATCAGTTGAAGTATTACCCGACGGTTACCCGGGAACCCTTCTACAACCAGGGTCGTCTGACGGATTTGATCGAAAGCGGTAAGCTGTTTTCTGACCTGAACCTTCCCGAGCCTGACCTGGAAAATGATCGCTTTATGCTGTGCGGCAGTCCTTCTATGCTAAAAGACCTTTGTCGTATTCTGGATGAGCGTAACTTCCGGGAAACCCGTGGTGGAAACCTGGGGCACTATGTTATCGAAAGAGCCTTTGTAGAAAAGTAG
- a CDS encoding C2H2-type zinc finger protein produces the protein MLLKKPLNVIFAIAFSVYCSDGLGQENRLPSLFALGVGKALTSTPKYFMVETIFLPLFPVRDSLSDEKESVKPDTRYCISPDSGVEAKAYRRAASGDSAYSEDSGNEDTGTSDENIDDHSDKDETDTETDTETDVQCVNMTLDSFRASNDISGYCAALGLKMIKRDSISDSKIPTESTQKQTHLPADRRTKVHQCDHEGCRYSSKFTTNLKMHKQTHLPADQRPKRPKRPKRPKRPKVHQCDHEGCHFSTAYMNRLKTHKQTHLPSERVRVYQCDHEGCDYSTDHTSNLKAHEQTHLPADRRPKKTRVHQCDHEDCNYSTDRRGSLKKHKRIHLPADQRPKKPKIYHCDHEGCHFSTAYMNRLKTHKQTHLPADQRVREYQCDHEGCNYSTDHTGNLKAHEQTHLAADQRLKVHQCNHEGCDYSSDRANSLTRHKQTHLPADQRPERAKVHRCDYQGCNYITDLKCNLKTHKQTHLSADQRPKLCKCDHEGCNYRTDHTGNLKKHKQSHLPADQRPKRKAYDQPPSNKKRKQGDDQ, from the coding sequence TTGCTATTGAAAAAACCATTGAATGTGATCTTTGCCATTGCCTTTTCTGTGTATTGCTCTGATGGCCTCGGACAGGAAAACAGGTTGCCTTCGCTCTTTGCTCTGGGTGTCGGCAAGGCGCTAACCAGCACCCCGAAGTATTTTATGGTCGAAACTATTTTTCTCCCTCTTTTCCCAGTCCGGGATTCGCTATCAGATGAAAAAGAGAGCGTAAAGCCAGACACCCGCTATTGCATTTCTCCTGACTCTGGTGTCGAAGCCAAGGCTTACCGTCGGGCAGCCTCTGGTGATAGTGCCTACAGCGAAGACAGTGGCAATGAAGACACCGGCACCTCTGATGAAAACATCGACGACCATTCTGACAAAGACGAAACTGATACCGAAACTGATACCGAAACTGATGTTCAGTGTGTAAACATGACGCTTGATTCTTTTCGAGCATCAAACGACATCAGTGGGTATTGTGCGGCTCTGGGACTGAAAATGATTAAGCGGGACTCCATTTCAGACAGTAAAATACCCACTGAGTCAACCCAAAAACAGACCCACCTGCCTGCCGACCGCAGAACCAAAGTGCACCAGTGTGACCATGAAGGCTGCCGCTACAGCAGCAAATTCACGACCAATCTGAAAATGCACAAACAGACTCACCTGCCTGCCGACCAGAGACCCAAGAGACCCAAGAGACCCAAGAGACCCAAGAGACCCAAAGTGCACCAGTGTGACCATGAGGGCTGCCACTTCAGCACCGCCTATATGAACCGTCTGAAAACGCACAAGCAGACCCACCTTCCTTCCGAGAGAGTCAGGGTGTACCAGTGTGACCATGAGGGTTGCGACTACAGCACCGACCACACGAGCAATCTGAAAGCGCACGAACAGACCCACCTGCCTGCCGACCGGAGACCTAAAAAAACCAGGGTTCACCAATGTGACCATGAGGACTGCAATTACAGCACCGACCGCAGGGGTAGTCTGAAAAAACACAAACGGATCCACCTGCCTGCCGACCAGAGACCCAAGAAACCGAAGATATACCATTGTGACCATGAGGGCTGCCACTTCAGCACCGCCTATATGAACCGTCTGAAAACGCACAAGCAGACCCACCTTCCTGCCGACCAGAGAGTCAGGGAGTACCAGTGTGACCATGAGGGTTGCAACTACAGCACCGACCACACGGGCAATCTGAAAGCGCACGAACAGACCCATCTGGCTGCCGACCAGAGACTCAAGGTGCACCAATGTAACCATGAGGGCTGCGACTACAGCAGCGACCGGGCAAACAGTTTGACAAGGCACAAACAGACCCACCTGCCTGCCGACCAGAGACCCGAGAGAGCCAAGGTGCACCGGTGTGACTATCAGGGCTGCAACTACATCACCGACCTGAAGTGCAATCTGAAAACGCACAAACAGACCCACTTGTCTGCCGACCAGAGACCCAAACTTTGTAAGTGTGACCATGAGGGCTGCAACTACCGCACCGACCATACGGGCAATCTGAAAAAGCACAAACAGTCCCACCTGCCTGCCGACCAGAGACCCAAAAGAAAAGCGTATGACCAGCCGCCATCTAACAAAAAAAGAAAGCAGGGTGATGACCAGTGA